TATTTATATGCTAGCTAATACCACTGTTGTACAAAGTGTACGTAAGTTATCAGTATAGAGTACTGCAATGTGTTCCTTAATTTTTTGCCACTTTTTTCCGGGTAGCCTGAAATCTGTTATTTGTGCAGTAGGCAATCTATCAAGAAAAATCAAGGGAAAGCTTCTAGAGTGAGCAAGGCTGAGAGGGAGAAAATGAAGCGTGAGCATCTGAATGACCTCTTTCTTGCACTGGCGAATGCTCTTGGTAATTTCTACTTTTGAAGTGTGACTTTAGTGTTACCGTCGAATTGGAAAGTGTAATCTACAGACAAGACTCTATCGTAAGTCATAACTCACTAGATCCCTTTTCAGAAATTTCAGAGCAAGCTAATGGAAAAGCTTGTATAATTGGGGAGACTTCTCGAATGGTAAAGGACATGCTTAAGCAGATTGAATGCCTTAAAAGAGAGAATGAAGCTTTGCTGTTTGAATCTCAATACGTAAGGCCTTTATTCACACATAGATGTCTAACTACAAGTTCATAACTCGAAGACCTTGCCATTTTCTAAATGTTTTTTAAGTGGGAGCGGAGGGGTAGTGTAGTGCCCTTGGTTGGAACCCTGTCTGTAGTGATATACTAACATGTGAATCTATATTGTACTCAGACTTGTTCCTATTCATTTGACTACTCTCTACTCTCTACTCTTTCCCATTC
This sequence is a window from Apium graveolens cultivar Ventura chromosome 9, ASM990537v1, whole genome shotgun sequence. Protein-coding genes within it:
- the LOC141687079 gene encoding transcription factor BHLH062-like isoform X5, encoding MADKSKSSSRQSIKKNQGKASRVSKAEREKMKREHLNDLFLALANALEISEQANGKACIIGETSRMVKDMLKQIECLKRENEALLFESQYVTSENNELQVENSAMQDQIVKLQKELEEKTSQMTKLHFLPGNQYCSNHQLGLRFM